The sequence below is a genomic window from Gammaproteobacteria bacterium.
GCCTCACCTCCAACGATGCGCTGCAGAAGGCCAAGCGCCTGTTCCTGGCCGAGAAGGCCGGCCACACCGGTAGCCTCGATCCCCTCGCTTCCGGCATGCTCCCGCTCTGCTTCGGCGAGGCCACCAAGGTCTC
It includes:
- the truB gene encoding tRNA pseudouridine(55) synthase TruB (catalyzes isomerization of specific uridines in RNA to pseudouridine; responsible for residues in T loops of many tRNAs), which encodes MTGAEPAPQRVKLPRRPVHGVLLLDKPVGLTSNDALQKAKRLFLAEKAGHTGSLDPLASGMLPLCFGEATKVS